A window of Mercenaria mercenaria strain notata chromosome 16, MADL_Memer_1, whole genome shotgun sequence contains these coding sequences:
- the LOC123540123 gene encoding peroxisomal acyl-coenzyme A oxidase 1-like: MCTLQKLIQDLNITDFAEQFYLKEQLIISVGKTSNHVVLMAQLLSQGKCHGIHAFIVQIRSEKDHTPLPGISVGDIGNKIGYNAMDNGFLRFDNVRIPRRNLLARYSRIEKDGTYIPAKNPRLAYGTMVFVRALIVGGCSKSLAQACVITTRYSAVRRQTEIRPGGEEPQVIDYQTQQEKIFPLLAAAYAIFFTGDVMLKEYVRINADMEKGIFDEMAALHGLAAGLKAYSAEITSNGIDKLRRACGGHGYSHASGLPKIWTYITPACTYEGENTVMYLQCARYLVKQYAQAATGQKLVGFMSYLNNPVKQRSALNDTLNMSDMIEAYEHTAARLIKVAATRMQSLMKSGVSVEEARNMCGVPMVSAAKAHCEAYVVKLFSSVVNRNDLEPSVARVLQTLCKLYAVYGINERLGDFIHDGFLDGQQADMILNQTLSLFAEIRPNAVALVDAFDYPDKILQSCIGRYDGRVYEALYEYAKTSPLNKQEVHGSYYTTLKPLMEGKLKFDSLSARL, translated from the exons ATGTGTACTTTACAAAAACTAATTCAGGATCTCAACATTACTGACTTTGCAGAACAGTTCTACTTGAAGGA ACAGTTGATCATTTCAGTAGGAAAGACGAGTAACCATGTGGTGCTAATGGCACAGTTATTGTCTCAAGGCAAATGCCATGGTATACATGCGTTTATTGTGCAAATCAGAAGTGAGAAGGATCATACACCTTTACCAG GAATATCGGTTGGAGATATCGGTAACAAAATTGGATATAACGCTATGGACAATGGATTCCTTAGATTTGATAATGTTCGAATTCCCAGAAGAAATTTACTAGCACGATATTCcagg ATTGAGAAAGATGGTACTTATATACCGGCAAAAAACCCTAGACTGGCTTATGGCACCATGGTTTTTGTTCGTGCATTAATTGTTGGAGGTTGTTCAAAGTCGCTGGCTCAAGCCTGTGTGATAACAACAAGATACAGTGCTGTAAGAAGACAAACTGAAATAAGACCAGG AGGCGAGGAGCCACAGGTGATAGACTACCAGACACAACAAGAGAAAATATTCCCATTGTTAGCTGCAGCTTATGCAATTTTCTTCACAGGGGATGTGATGTTAAAGGAATATGTTAGGATCAATGCAGACATGGAGAAAGGTATCTTCGATGAGATGGCTGCG ctTCACGGCCTTGCCGCCGGCTTAAAAGCATATTCAGCTGAAATAACAAGTAACGGTATTGACAAATTACGTAGAGCATGTGGAGGACATGGTTACTCACATGCCAGTGGTCTCCCAAAAATCTGGACATATATCACACCTGCTTGTACATACGAAGGGGAGAACACTGTGATGTACCTGCAGTGTGCAAG GTATCTAGTTAAACAGTATGCCCAGGCAGCCACAGGACAGAAACTTGTAGGGTTTATGTCCTACCTCAACAATCCAGTCAAACAGAGAAGTGCACTAAATGACACACTCAATATGTCAGACATGATAGAGGCATATGAACACACGGCTGCAAG GTTAATCAAGGTTGCAGCAACTAGAATGCAGTCACTGATGAAAAGTGGAGTGTCTGTCGAGGAAGCTAGAAACATGTGTGGTGTACCTATGGTGTCGGCTGCTAAG GCCCATTGTGAGGCATACGTTGTGAAACTGTTCAGTAGTGTTGTGAACAGAAACGACCTTGAACCTTCTGTTGCTAGAGTTCTTCAGACATTATGCAAGCTTTATGCTGTCTATGGAATCAACGAGAGACTTGGGGATTTTATCCAC GATGGTTTCTTGGATGGTCAACAAGCTGATATGATCCTGAACCAAACACTTTCATTGTTTGCTGAAATCCGACCAAACGCCGTTGCTCTCGTTGATGCCTTTGACTATCCAGATAAAATCTTGCAGAGCTGTATCGGACGTTACGATGGCAGAGTATACGAAGCCCTGTATGAATATGCCAAAACTTCACCGCTCAACAAACAAGAG